A single region of the Globicephala melas chromosome 12, mGloMel1.2, whole genome shotgun sequence genome encodes:
- the LOC115846124 gene encoding uncharacterized protein isoform X2, with product MLPSRPPLASHPASSPAFSRSGRAPPPTRRVPGAKHELDSWPARRRRLARPALGRARSCPTTPGAGTRAGGEQGDPRLSGRQARHLPACAVRRPQCACPARPERSQTQTRSRRPEPEKSRRAESAERMAKEKEDMEQEFQTKGTGREERGSRDNTVVASEFSTLKVSEIVVRRGDIRLNLAQSQIPVEGTDK from the exons ATGCTGCCCAGCCGGCCGCCTCTCGCCTCGCACCCCGCGAGCTCTCCCGCCTTCTCCCGCTCGGGTCGGGCACCGCCCCCGACCCGCCGGGTCCCGGGGGCCAAGCACGAACTGGACTCCTGGCCTGCCCGGAGGCGCCGCCTGGCTAGGCCGGCCCTCGGACGGGCGCGCAGCTGCCCCACGACCCCGGGAGCTGGAACGCGGGCGGGAGGAGAGCAGGGTGACCCACGGCTCTCAGGACGCCAGGCCCGCCATCTTCCCGCATGCGCAGTGCGCCGCCCCCAGTGCGCATGCCCGGCGCGGCCGGAGCGCTCCCAAACACAGACCCGCTCTCGAAGGCCGGAGCCCGAGAAGTCCCGGAGAGCGGAGTCCGCGGAAAGGATGGCGAAGGAAAAGGAAGACATGGAGCAGGAATTCCAGACGAAGGGAACGGGGCGAGAGGAAAGAGGCAGCCGGGACAACACAGTGGTCGCCTCGGAATTCTCGACACTAAAG GTGTCAGAAATCGTGGTGCGCAGAGGAGATATTCGTTTGAATTTGGCACAATCTCAGATTCCGGTGGAGGGGACAGATAAGTAA
- the LOC115846124 gene encoding uncharacterized protein isoform X3 — protein sequence MLPSRPPLASHPASSPAFSRSGRAPPPTRRVPGAKHELDSWPARRRRLARPALGRARSCPTTPGAGTRAGGEQGDPRLSGRQARHLPACAVRRPQCACPARPERSQTQTRSRRPEPEKSRRAESAERMAKEKEDMEQEFQTKGTGREERGSRDNTVVASEFSTLKE from the exons ATGCTGCCCAGCCGGCCGCCTCTCGCCTCGCACCCCGCGAGCTCTCCCGCCTTCTCCCGCTCGGGTCGGGCACCGCCCCCGACCCGCCGGGTCCCGGGGGCCAAGCACGAACTGGACTCCTGGCCTGCCCGGAGGCGCCGCCTGGCTAGGCCGGCCCTCGGACGGGCGCGCAGCTGCCCCACGACCCCGGGAGCTGGAACGCGGGCGGGAGGAGAGCAGGGTGACCCACGGCTCTCAGGACGCCAGGCCCGCCATCTTCCCGCATGCGCAGTGCGCCGCCCCCAGTGCGCATGCCCGGCGCGGCCGGAGCGCTCCCAAACACAGACCCGCTCTCGAAGGCCGGAGCCCGAGAAGTCCCGGAGAGCGGAGTCCGCGGAAAGGATGGCGAAGGAAAAGGAAGACATGGAGCAGGAATTCCAGACGAAGGGAACGGGGCGAGAGGAAAGAGGCAGCCGGGACAACACAGTGGTCGCCTCGGAATTCTCGACACTAAAG GAATAA